tgtgcgtatggaaaatgtatggttttttatttcagctcatgaaacatgggaccatcactttaaatgttgtgtttatatttttgttcagtattagtTATtgttctcaaatgttgtgcacacatttcttTACATCCCCGTtaatgaacatttctcctttgccagataatccatctacctaataggtgtggaatatcaaggaGCTGAATAAACAgcttgatcattacacaggtgcacgtttgggatgctctggatcgacgtgtattacagcatgttccagttcccaccaatatccagcaacttcgcacagccactgaagaggagtgggacaacacgccacagaaaaaaaaaaaaaaaaaacacctgatcaactctatgcgaaggagatgtgtcgcgctgcatgaggcaaatggtgggtcacaccagatactgactggttttctgatccccgGCCCTacctttaaggtatctgtgaccaagggattcatatctgtattcccagtcatgtgaaatccatagattagggcctaatgaatttacttCAATTAAccgatttccttacatgaactgttaCTCAGTAAAGTCCTTGAAATTGTTCCATGTGGTGTTTATATTTTTCAGTgtagtatgcagtttaagtacGTAGTACGCTAGCATGGGTATTCGGACACAGCCACCGTGCCCCTGAAAACTGCTGATGAATAGCTTCTGGTCTGATGGAAGCATTAAATAGTCTCACCacgcagaggcagtagtagtaaaTGTAACATAGCGTTAAAATCTGATTCATATGCAAGGCTAATTGAGATTATTTCCTCCTTGGATAGCTCCCAAATCAGGCTTTCCAATGATACATTTGTCGTGTCATTTCATTGACATGAAAAACAAAAACCTTTAAGCTAGTGGTTTATTATTTGGCATATCCTATGGTTGTGTGCGCACACGTGTGATATAGCCTAATGACCAAAACTTGTGAATGTTCATCAAAGTTAGCTAATCCAGTTTGGACAGTTGACAATTAAAACATATCAAAAGGTAGACTATACATCAATGTTGATCCACATTAGCTGATAATGCTTTGTTTATCAAAGTTAGATGGGCAACTTTGCTGCTCCTGCTACATGGTGATACATACACCCCTCTGGAGAGTCATTTCTCTCAATGGTCCTGTTTACTGCAGTGTTATTGATTCATCAGCAATCTCATGGCCCTACCTAACAAGCCCAATGCCTCAGTCTCTCCTCTAAACAAGCACTTCCTCTAGAGTACAACAGTCTCAGTCCGTAGCCCTGAAACATACGACTGTCtatcagaaaacacacacagaggaaatTATTGAATAATTAATCAGATACACAGGGAGAAGACACAGGGTCCTGAGGGAGACCTCGGTGTCAAATTAGCAGTGCTCAGATATGCATGGCTCCATTTGAGACTAGGTGGATATTGACAGGTGGAGCTGATAAGGGTTGTGCGGCGTTGGCACTCCTGCTCTGGTCCTGTTAAAAGGGGATCGATGCAAGACTtgacggggtgtgtgtgtgttgattaggAGAGCTTGTCAGGTGTAACGAGAGAGGTTGGGGAGATAGACTGAGACCGGGGTTAAAGGCTTAGCTGCTATGTCTGGACCAGCATTCATCTCCCAGGTGGCAATGTGGACACATTAGGAACAGGGACACACAAAAGGGTCACTCGCACGCACATGGTCGGTCggtggcgcgcacacacacacacaaacacggtcacacacaaacacggtcacacacaaacacggtcacacacaaacacggtcacacacaaacacggtcacacacaaacacggtCACCTTTTCTATAATTACAACCCAACAGATTCCCCTTCTCAAATCATTAAAAGTTGGGTGGAAAGTGAAcaattgactgaagacatttttttttctttctgtgcTTTGTTTCTTGACTGAAGCATCACTGCCATCTACTGGGTCAAATAGATTACAATTTTATGTCCAGCCGTTTCCCCGTTTCATGCACCTTGGCAAGGCTTTGAGAAGAGCACGATACTTCCTCTCTCCAGACCTGTTGTGCTGGGAAATGGAAATATGGCATCCTGCTTCAAACCACAGCCAGTCAGTTTTAAATGCACTATCTATGAGTTAGGCCAAAAACAGCATCCAACAAACCCAGCCAAAGTGTTAGAGGTTAGGGTCAGGATAACCTAGAGCTACTGTCCAGGGAACTATGTACAGCACAAACAAGCTGTTAGAAAAAGGTGAGACTTGCTCAACCACTGCTTGCTTGAATGGACAAGTCGATAGCTGATAGCATTTTAAGGCGTGTTAATAATTAAATTGTGTTAATAATTAGCTTATTTGACTTTCTAGTGTCATATTTTTACTCATTTTGAAATAGCTAACATCTCAACCATATCCATTCAGCAAAGGGAAAGCTTAAAGCTCCACATAAAGCCAAGTTAAGCAGAAGCTGGTGAGCCCATGTGTAGTACAGTTGCATGTTGGCATGCCCTACAGTCCGCTGTACCTCTTCAATCTCCCCATCAAGTCTCTCCTGCCTCTGATGTCTGGCTTCTTCAGGGTTTTTACCCAGCAGGCTCCCCCACACAAAACCTAGATCACTAGACTCCTCCAGTCACATCACAGGAAGGTCAGGATGTCCCAGAGGTCAGAGGGCAAAAGCCACAACAACAGGAACAGGAATGAATGCTCATGTCCGCATGGTGAAGTTGCCCTTAAATGCTGATATTGGATCAGTTTTGTAATTTTCTCAGCTAAAATGTtgaggttaggattggggaagctgatcccagatctgctaGTAAGCAGTGGCAGTAAAGTACAAGGTGACGACCGCACAAATAGACCCGGTCTCATTTTGACAGAGAACTTAAGACTATCTTATACCtaatgaaagaaaatgttcaaGTTGTCAACATATGTTGTATATGCCTAGTTGTTTATATGACATACTATGGGTGGCATACTACGTCAGACAGTCATATGAATGTAGCCTAATCTTATTTTTGCATATAGCCTTTTCAGGTGAAACTACATGATTGAGCTCTTACTCAGTTATTGTGTTTATTAGGTGAAACACTGGGACCTGCAACAAAAGCATACAGTAAGTTTGACATTCTGACTCATTCACAAAGTACTGTAAACCTTATCCTCACATTGTTCTAGAACTCTAGATCCCATTGTTTCACACACACTATTACAGTGCTTTGTTGGAAATCCATAGGTGATTTTCTTAGCCAGATCTCTAATTAAAATCTCAGGGTAAAAAGGTCACTGCTAAGCTAGGAGGGAACCAGGGACACCCACAGGATTGGAATAAGCAATAATCCTTAACAGTTCTGTCCGCTCTACCCCTTTCTCTTCTTTATTCTCCAGCCATCTCAGATCTTACCACCAGTCAGTGGCATTTCCATGTAAGACGTCGATAGATGTGGGCGTTTTCATTACGCAACGATTATCAAGGCCTTATTAGACAATATTTACCACCCAGTTTCCTGAAGTGTGCCAGGAGCTCAAGAGGGACATCCTGAACTATCCGGAGATATTTAGATAATCCTCAGAGGAGGCCTTTTCCAATATCGCCAAAGCTCCTCCTCTGGCTTAAGACAGCTTGATTTAAAATGAGAGGTGGCGACGAGGCAGTTCATGCAGCACAGCTTTATTGCTCCTAATCTCTGGGAAATTGCACTGAAGCATCAGGTAGGCCGACTGATGGCTTATAGAAGGTACATATAAGATATTATAGAATAAAAACACACCTTTCCTAAACTAACACTCGAATCCCCCCCCCCGCACTGATTTTGCTAATAGCTACTGTGAGGGAAAAAAAACTgacttactatgactgagatgtggttgtcccacttaGTGTATACATCTTAAGATAACTAAcaaagttgctctggataagagcgtctgctaaattactaacatTTATAAAAAGCCAATTTTGCACTTACTGCATCGCGGTCAACTTTCTTGGTGGCCAGAGCTTCATTCTTGGCCTCAAATTCCGCCTGAATGTTATCCCTCCGTCTCAATACTGCCTagaaaaaaggaaaataaaatgaTCTAGGGGTGATCATTGCTTAGTCCTGAGAATCCAACAAAAAGATGCATTAGGCTTGATATTATGTACACAGTAGGTATGTTTGTGTACGTAGACTATGTAAATCTGTGTGGGTGTTAGGGGCAAGCTAAGTCAAAGCCTTTTATGTTTCATCAACATTACAGGTTTAGCAAGTACTGCACAGTGCTGGGCTGTCATTTGGTCTACTAACGACATCTAAATGCCACTTAAACAGCCGGTTAAACGACTTCCATTACTGTCTTATGCCAGAGGAGTTGACTTACCTTGAGTGTCTCAGCACACAGGACATACTCGTGTAAAACAGGCACCAGGGTGTCTGAGAGATGGCCgacctgttcctctgtctctttaCAGCACCTCTCTATACAGCCGGCTACACCTTTCAACTGCTCTGCCAGCTCCTCCTCCGAGCCCGACCACAGGGTGTAGGTGGGCCCGTACTCCTTTAGCTCCTCCAGGTACTCTGAGACACAAACAGGGATATGTACTGTCAACTACCCTACCCACAACGCACTACCCTTCAGGACTCTGTTTTAGCATAGGCTGTGGcattgaggactttcaccattttgaagtagtcaactgggtggaaCTTCCTATGGGTTTGATCGGGGTCATCAGTCAATTAATTATCCGCATGAGAAAATATTCCATAACTGGAGGTGGCTGTAAATAGCCAAGCTtgactttatacctgttcatacacactccaggtggcagtatgcaccaTCTCAGTTTTTTACCAACTCAGAGAAGTAGAAGAAAATGTACAACTTCAAAATAGAGATTGCCTCAATGTCACTGCACGTGCAGTCACAGACACCATAATGGGACGGACACAAAGAACAAGAACCCTCTATCATTCTCCATTTTTGAAACGGAGCGATTTACAAGTCTGATTGAAAACAGGACATTCATGTAACTCCGTGTGCGTACCCATAATAGTATTAACTAGTTAGTTGGTATGTTTATAGAGTAATATTTAACTCTGTGGTCTTACCTTTCTGTTCTTTGACGATCCTCTGGGTGACTTTGTCCAGAGAGCCGATCTTGTTGCTGAAATCCTCCACGTACTCCTGGATGGCGGTGAACTCCTCTGGCCGGTTCTTCACCCCTCTGACTGAGTTAGCCACCGCTCGCACCGTTTCCCCCATCCTGCTCAGGAACCCCGGTCCTTGCTTCTTATAGGTTGTCAGCTCCTACAGGGACAGACGGGATGGAGagacgcacacgcatgcacacaccaacacaaacTGGGGTCAAATAAAAGGCTTTAGAACAAACAATGTTCAATGACAAAGTCCCATCCTGTAGTATGGCAGATTGCAGCGAATTATATTCCTTAAACTTACATTCACTTTACATTGGAAGGAATGAGATTGACATAATATTGATAGAGATAGATtatgtcagagacagacactgtATCCTATCCTTTCCGTTGTAACAATAACATGTGCTCTAGACTAGAACATTCCACTGTCACCAAGTTACAGAAATGGCTTTCATGTCACATTGACCTTGAACAGCACACCAAGCGCCTGATCAGATGAGAAAAATGCCCTTCAATCTAAAATACAATCCAGTGGTGGTATCCCTGTTCTCATTGAGGCCAAGGCCTAACGTTATGTCCTGACACAAGAGTATAATATGCGTTGGCTAAACTTGATCGTCTTAAGAACAGCGCCCAGACATCTAACTGATTACTTTCCCCGTGTCAGGGATACACACAATCACAGCATCAGTTCAGGTGTGCTTAGAAAGCTACTttcttgtatactggagcctcataaaaaaaaaaactctgggcAGCtttgaaaataacatttttttgttaaaactgtttgatgtcttctgtgcccatatgaatGACCCCTATGATGTTACTGCAATGAGATAGATATTTTTGGTTTATTATCTCACGGTCACTGTGTTCAACCGTGTTGGATCTTGCCTCGCAATCTTGTTACAAGACCACAATGggagtcccagactttattgtgtgttatccacCATGATTTAACAACGggaataagtcccagactttagtGTGTTATCcaccatgatttaacaatgggaataagtcccagactttagtGTGTTATCcaccatgatttaacaatgggaaTAAGTCCCAAACTttagtgtgttatcctccatgatttaacaatgggaaTAAGTCCCAAACTttagtgtgttatcctccatgattttacTCATGTGCGTATGTCATTTTCAAgttgtgtgcttgttttttttttttttaaatggtacaACAAAATGTATCAACTAAACCATAAACTGGTAACATGCTAAAGACACTGGGACACAAGGGAGGCATTCATTCACAGAGTTAAAGTCTAGGTATTAAACTACTAAACTAATCAGGTTTAGTGGTAGGACAGCAGGACTATACCATGTGCAATTAGACTAGCTTGacgtagcaggtgtgtgtgtgtgtagtctgactGCGTAACATCAGTCTTTTGTGTGCTCTCAAAGCTTTTATGGATTATGTGTTTGGTGCACGTTTATGTATGCATTTGGTATATGCTTGCTTACCCAGGCCTGAGCACTAAGGAAGACTTTGAAGTCTTCGCTGCAGGACAGAATGGGGTGATCAGCAACACGATTAAGGAACTTGTGGAGAGCTTTCCTCCGTGTCTCGATGAAATCACCATTGAACCTCTCCACCATCCCCTTCACCACAAACTTCTCTGGCAGAGGCTGAGGACAGGAAGGAGGATTAAAACAGAGCTCAGAAATATGTAGTGGATCGATAGTATGGAGTTTAACCAAATTCTCAATTCCTTTACAGGTCAGACACCACATACATGAACAATGAGAGTTGAGTGGGCATCCTCCAGTTTCCCTTTGAGCCAGAGGAAGTCTTGGTAGCGCCTGCGGACTTCGTACTCAGAATTGTCAAACTCACTCCGTGTGGTCTGAGGCAGGCAGAGAAACACAGTAAAGACCAGATTAACTCAATTCTATTGGCAAATACACAGTctagtatatactgtacaatcaATGCAATTCCATTTCTAGAGGACACAGTACATTACACACCCCCCTCACCTTGGTCAGAACTCTGTAGGTGATGAAGGTCTCAATGGCAGTCACATGACTCTCTGGGTTGTCCACTGTAATGAAGATGTCTTTAGAGTcactctcctcgtcctcctcaaACTTACACTGGTTGACCATGGATCCTGGGGATGTCGGCATTGAGGCGTTGAACATATTCCCGTCTGCAAGAGTCAAATCCTAgaaaaacaaatcatgaaagGCAGAACTGATTTAAATCTGGAAGAGAAACCCAAAAGCAAAATGCATGTGCGCTGTCCAGTTACTTTGTCACAACAGTAAATACCATACAGTACATCGTGTAAGAGTGTTACACAACACCATCTTGTGATGCGACAACCACATGTAGCTTCTCAGCTAAAAAGCCCTTTCCTTTGCACTCTAACATTAACTTGCACCAAACATTTAGTGTCCAATCAAATAATGACccaacatgtggtttccatttcAAATATCAAAGACACACCTTtattgaattgctgcaaatattAATTCTAACAATTATTTCTAAGTTTTACCGTTTCAGTTTTTGCAGCTCTTCTCTGGTGCCTTGTCTGCAGCACAGAGGCCAGGTGCACTTGTTAGAGAGCATGCAGCTAATTGGCACGTCCTATTATCCTGAAATGGAGGGGTGTGTTCGGTGATACCACCTCCGTCCAGCATAGGGGAAATGGAGTTCCCCAGTTTAAAACATTATGCTAGAATTTTCTATTCAAAATGAATACATTTAaaacacataataataataaataataataagtatGCTTAAAATCATGTTTATGCTAAAACATTTAAGAACAGATCCTTGATCATTTATTTGCATCATTGTAGCTGACCTGCCTCAGATACTTGGAACTGGCCATCCCTTTAT
Above is a window of Oncorhynchus kisutch isolate 150728-3 linkage group LG18, Okis_V2, whole genome shotgun sequence DNA encoding:
- the snx7 gene encoding sorting nexin-7 isoform X5; the encoded protein is MSRTIDAVVSPTQTNTIPADISGQMLDLDEDDDLEVFSKDLTLADGNMFNASMPTSPGSMVNQCKFEEDEESDSKDIFITVDNPESHVTAIETFITYRVLTKTTRSEFDNSEYEVRRRYQDFLWLKGKLEDAHSTLIVHPLPEKFVVKGMVERFNGDFIETRRKALHKFLNRVADHPILSCSEDFKVFLSAQAWELTTYKKQGPGFLSRMGETVRAVANSVRGVKNRPEEFTAIQEYVEDFSNKIGSLDKVTQRIVKEQKEYLEELKEYGPTYTLWSGSEEELAEQLKGVAGCIERCCKETEEQVGHLSDTLVPVLHEYVLCAETLKAVLRRRDNIQAEFEAKNEALATKKVDRDACLAVWETFLLSQRTEPSEETDRDNTP
- the snx7 gene encoding sorting nexin-7 isoform X2, with translation MSRTIDAVVSPTQTNTIPADISGQMLDLDEDDDLEVFSKDLTLADGNMFNASMPTSPGSMVNQCKFEEDEESDSKDIFITVDNPESHVTAIETFITYRVLTKTTRSEFDNSEYEVRRRYQDFLWLKGKLEDAHSTLIVHPLPEKFVVKGMVERFNGDFIETRRKALHKFLNRVADHPILSCSEDFKVFLSAQAWELTTYKKQGPGFLSRMGETVRAVANSVRGVKNRPEEFTAIQEYVEDFSNKIGSLDKVTQRIVKEQKEYLEELKEYGPTYTLWSGSEEELAEQLKGVAGCIERCCKETEEQVGHLSDTLVPVLHEYVLCAETLKAVLRRRDNIQAEFEAKNEALATKKVDRDALKEEIDKLEDRVEWANNALKGDWGRWQRSMRGDLKSAFLSTAEKNVDYYEKCLAVWETFLLSQRTEPSEETDRDNTP
- the snx7 gene encoding sorting nexin-7 isoform X1 codes for the protein MSRTIDAVVSPTQTNTIPADISGQMLDLDEDDDLEVFSKDLTLADGNMFNASMPTSPGSMVNQCKFEEDEESDSKDIFITVDNPESHVTAIETFITYRVLTKTTRSEFDNSEYEVRRRYQDFLWLKGKLEDAHSTLIVHPLPEKFVVKGMVERFNGDFIETRRKALHKFLNRVADHPILSCSEDFKVFLSAQAWELTTYKKQGPGFLSRMGETVRAVANSVRGVKNRPEEFTAIQEYVEDFSNKIGSLDKVTQRIVKEQKEYLEELKEYGPTYTLWSGSEEELAEQLKGVAGCIERCCKETEEQVGHLSDTLVPVLHEYVLCAETLKAVLRRRDNIQAEFEAKNEALATKKVDRDAESSDLGFVWGSLLGKNPEEARHQRQERLDGEIEELKEEIDKLEDRVEWANNALKGDWGRWQRSMRGDLKSAFLSTAEKNVDYYEKCLAVWETFLLSQRTEPSEETDRDNTP
- the snx7 gene encoding sorting nexin-7 isoform X4, whose translation is MFNASMPTSPGSMVNQCKFEEDEESDSKDIFITVDNPESHVTAIETFITYRVLTKTTRSEFDNSEYEVRRRYQDFLWLKGKLEDAHSTLIVHPLPEKFVVKGMVERFNGDFIETRRKALHKFLNRVADHPILSCSEDFKVFLSAQAWELTTYKKQGPGFLSRMGETVRAVANSVRGVKNRPEEFTAIQEYVEDFSNKIGSLDKVTQRIVKEQKEYLEELKEYGPTYTLWSGSEEELAEQLKGVAGCIERCCKETEEQVGHLSDTLVPVLHEYVLCAETLKAVLRRRDNIQAEFEAKNEALATKKVDRDALKEEIDKLEDRVEWANNALKGDWGRWQRSMRGDLKSAFLSTAEKNVDYYEKCLAVWETFLLSQRTEPSEETDRDNTP
- the snx7 gene encoding sorting nexin-7 isoform X3; translated protein: MFNASMPTSPGSMVNQCKFEEDEESDSKDIFITVDNPESHVTAIETFITYRVLTKTTRSEFDNSEYEVRRRYQDFLWLKGKLEDAHSTLIVHPLPEKFVVKGMVERFNGDFIETRRKALHKFLNRVADHPILSCSEDFKVFLSAQAWELTTYKKQGPGFLSRMGETVRAVANSVRGVKNRPEEFTAIQEYVEDFSNKIGSLDKVTQRIVKEQKEYLEELKEYGPTYTLWSGSEEELAEQLKGVAGCIERCCKETEEQVGHLSDTLVPVLHEYVLCAETLKAVLRRRDNIQAEFEAKNEALATKKVDRDAESSDLGFVWGSLLGKNPEEARHQRQERLDGEIEELKEEIDKLEDRVEWANNALKGDWGRWQRSMRGDLKSAFLSTAEKNVDYYEKCLAVWETFLLSQRTEPSEETDRDNTP